A region of Carnobacterium gallinarum DSM 4847 DNA encodes the following proteins:
- the alaS gene encoding alanine--tRNA ligase: MKKLSSSEIRQMYLDFFASKGHKVEPSASLVPFEDPTLLWINSGVATLKKYFDGSIIPDNPRITNAQKSIRTNDIENVGKTARHHTLFEMLGNFSIGDYFKEDAIIWAWEFLTDEKWLALDPEKLYVTVYPEDTEARRLWKEKVGLTDDHIIDVADNFWDIGAGPSGPDSEIFYDRGESFNDLAEGDPENYPGGENERYLEIWNLVFSEFNHKPDDTYEPLPNKNIDTGMGLERVVSILQDAPTNFETDLFMPIIQAVEAMSDHKKYAVNPADDISFKVIADHVRAVSFAIGDGALPSNEGRGYVLRRLLRRAVMHGKKLGIHKAFMYQLVPVVGEIMNSYYPEILDQKEFIEKVIRTEEERFHETINDGLTILSQLVKDLKADGKDTINGKDIFKLYDTYGFPVELTEEYAEDEGLKVDHQGFETEMEQQRERARSARSGEQSMGVQSALLAEIKADSEFIGYNLTDTTGKLEVIVSDDSLVDSVKAGGTAQLIFNQTSFYAEMGGQVADKGLIKDSKGNSVAKVVNVKKAPSGQPLHIVDVLTELQVGADYELAVDPVLRRKITRNHTATHLLHRALKDTLGEHANQAGSLVAPNYLRFDFTHFGQITPEELVEMERIVNEKIWASLPVVTIETTIDEAKKMGAMALFGEKYGEHVRVVNVDNYSIELCGGVHVTNTSEIGVFKILSESGIGAGVRRIEAVTSEEAYLALFTEQQRLNEAAALVKAPQTKEVPNKISQLQAELKEAQKENESLQAKLANEQAGEVFKDVQTVNGITIVTAQVEVKDMNGLRQLADQWKQNAVSDVLVLGSVQGGKVSLLTAVNQTTIKKGLKAGDLIKEIAPLVGGGGGGRPDMAQAGGKNPAGLADALSKVTEWVAAK; encoded by the coding sequence ATGAAAAAATTATCAAGTTCAGAAATACGCCAAATGTATTTAGATTTCTTTGCATCAAAAGGTCATAAAGTAGAACCAAGTGCTTCATTGGTACCTTTTGAAGATCCAACTTTACTATGGATTAATTCAGGAGTAGCAACATTAAAAAAATATTTTGATGGATCAATTATTCCAGATAATCCAAGAATTACGAATGCACAAAAAAGTATTAGAACTAATGATATTGAAAACGTCGGAAAAACTGCGCGTCACCACACATTATTTGAAATGCTAGGCAATTTCTCAATCGGTGATTACTTTAAAGAAGATGCAATTATCTGGGCATGGGAATTCTTGACAGATGAAAAATGGTTAGCGTTAGATCCGGAAAAACTTTATGTAACCGTCTATCCAGAAGATACAGAAGCACGTCGCTTATGGAAAGAAAAAGTTGGTTTAACAGATGATCATATTATTGATGTAGCAGATAATTTCTGGGATATTGGAGCAGGCCCAAGTGGTCCAGATTCAGAAATTTTCTATGATCGTGGTGAAAGTTTTAATGATTTGGCTGAAGGTGATCCAGAAAATTATCCTGGTGGAGAAAATGAACGTTATTTAGAAATTTGGAATTTAGTTTTCTCGGAGTTTAATCATAAACCAGATGACACTTACGAGCCACTTCCAAATAAAAATATTGATACAGGTATGGGTTTAGAACGTGTTGTTTCAATCTTACAAGACGCACCAACTAACTTTGAAACAGATTTATTTATGCCAATTATTCAAGCGGTTGAAGCGATGAGTGATCATAAAAAATATGCAGTGAACCCAGCGGATGATATTTCCTTTAAAGTGATTGCCGATCATGTTCGTGCAGTTAGTTTTGCAATTGGTGATGGTGCGTTGCCATCAAATGAGGGTCGTGGTTATGTTTTACGCCGTCTATTACGTCGTGCAGTAATGCATGGAAAAAAATTAGGAATTCACAAAGCCTTTATGTATCAATTAGTCCCAGTTGTCGGGGAAATTATGAATAGTTATTACCCTGAAATTTTAGACCAAAAAGAATTTATCGAAAAAGTGATTCGGACAGAAGAAGAACGTTTCCATGAAACGATTAACGATGGTCTAACAATTTTAAGTCAGCTAGTGAAAGACTTGAAAGCAGATGGAAAAGATACAATTAACGGGAAGGATATCTTTAAACTTTATGATACCTATGGTTTCCCTGTAGAATTAACTGAAGAATACGCTGAGGATGAGGGCTTAAAAGTTGACCATCAAGGTTTTGAAACTGAAATGGAGCAACAACGTGAACGTGCACGTTCTGCTCGTAGTGGAGAACAATCAATGGGTGTTCAAAGTGCTTTGTTAGCTGAAATCAAAGCGGATAGTGAATTTATTGGCTACAATTTAACAGATACAACAGGCAAATTAGAAGTGATTGTTAGTGATGACTCATTAGTTGATAGCGTAAAAGCTGGTGGAACTGCCCAACTAATCTTTAACCAAACTTCATTTTATGCTGAAATGGGTGGACAAGTTGCGGATAAAGGCTTAATTAAAGATTCCAAAGGCAATTCTGTCGCAAAAGTAGTCAACGTGAAGAAGGCACCAAGTGGTCAGCCATTACACATTGTTGACGTGTTAACTGAGCTACAAGTTGGAGCGGATTATGAACTAGCTGTTGACCCAGTATTACGTCGTAAAATAACTCGTAACCATACTGCAACTCATTTATTGCACCGTGCATTAAAAGATACGTTAGGTGAGCATGCGAATCAAGCTGGTTCATTAGTCGCACCAAATTATTTACGTTTCGACTTTACACATTTTGGTCAAATTACGCCAGAAGAATTAGTTGAAATGGAACGAATTGTGAATGAAAAAATCTGGGCTTCATTACCAGTTGTAACGATTGAAACCACAATTGATGAGGCAAAGAAAATGGGTGCAATGGCTCTATTTGGTGAAAAATACGGTGAACATGTTCGAGTAGTTAATGTAGATAATTATTCAATTGAGTTATGTGGTGGTGTTCATGTAACGAATACGAGTGAGATTGGAGTCTTCAAGATTTTATCGGAGTCAGGTATTGGAGCAGGTGTACGTCGTATTGAGGCTGTCACAAGTGAAGAAGCTTATCTTGCCCTATTTACTGAACAACAACGCTTAAATGAAGCAGCAGCTTTAGTGAAAGCACCTCAAACAAAAGAAGTACCAAATAAAATCAGTCAGCTACAAGCTGAATTAAAAGAAGCTCAAAAAGAAAATGAATCTTTACAAGCTAAATTAGCGAATGAGCAAGCTGGTGAAGTCTTTAAAGATGTTCAAACAGTTAATGGGATTACTATTGTGACAGCACAAGTTGAAGTGAAAGATATGAATGGGTTACGTCAACTTGCAGACCAATGGAAACAAAATGCAGTTTCAGATGTGTTAGTTTTAGGCTCTGTTCAAGGTGGAAAAGTTAGCTTATTAACAGCTGTTAATCAAACAACTATTAAAAAAGGTCTAAAAGCTGGTGATTTAATTAAAGAAATTGCTCCACTTGTTGGCGGTGGCGGTGGTGGGCGTCCAGATATGGCTCAAGCTGGCGGGAAAAATCCAGCTGGATTAGCAGATGCTCTTTCCAAAGTAACCGAATGGGTTGCTGCAAAATAG
- a CDS encoding YitT family protein codes for MANKRAMKAIDILYVLVGAFFIALAVNCFFLPNHIVSGGVSGLSVVLNYQFGWQPSVLLFAINVPLLILCFVCFGVQAGLKTILGSMILPVYVALTSQWSPITDNPLLAALFGGILAGLGIGIVFKGNASTGGTGIIALIIHKYLRLPMGGSVALIDGLIVLSALLVFNVETVMYSLISLFIISRVIDLVQVGFNRSKNVMIISTSIEEIKKQILTELDRGVTNIAVRGGYGNNEQEMLMCVIPEREFNQLKETVLEIDSHAFVVVMSASEVMGRGFSLLKE; via the coding sequence ATGGCCAATAAACGTGCTATGAAAGCGATAGATATTCTTTATGTTTTAGTAGGAGCTTTTTTTATTGCGTTAGCAGTCAATTGCTTCTTCTTGCCAAATCATATTGTTTCAGGTGGCGTTAGTGGTCTGAGTGTTGTTTTAAATTATCAATTTGGTTGGCAGCCATCTGTGCTTTTATTTGCTATAAATGTTCCATTGTTGATTTTATGTTTTGTTTGCTTTGGTGTACAGGCAGGTTTAAAAACGATTTTAGGTAGTATGATTTTACCGGTGTATGTAGCTTTAACAAGCCAATGGTCTCCGATAACCGATAATCCATTATTAGCAGCACTTTTTGGTGGGATTTTGGCAGGATTGGGAATTGGAATTGTTTTTAAAGGCAATGCTTCAACAGGTGGAACAGGGATTATCGCTTTGATTATTCATAAATATCTACGCTTACCAATGGGAGGGTCAGTGGCATTAATTGATGGGTTGATTGTTCTATCAGCGCTTTTAGTTTTTAATGTTGAAACAGTTATGTATTCGTTAATATCTTTGTTTATTATTAGCCGAGTCATTGATTTGGTTCAAGTTGGCTTTAATCGTTCTAAAAACGTTATGATTATTTCAACATCAATTGAAGAAATAAAAAAACAAATTTTAACAGAACTGGATCGTGGTGTGACGAATATTGCTGTTCGCGGTGGTTATGGCAATAATGAACAAGAAATGTTGATGTGCGTCATTCCAGAACGCGAGTTTAATCAGCTAAAAGAAACAGTTTTAGAAATTGATTCACATGCTTTTGTAGTGGTCATGAGTGCTAGTGAAGTAATGGGTCGTGGCTTCAGCTTACTGAAAGAATAA